The following proteins are co-located in the Spinactinospora alkalitolerans genome:
- a CDS encoding CBS domain-containing protein: MLIAEILRAKGSNVATVGPDTTVAELLTELAGHNIGAVVVTESGRVAGIASERDVVRQMHARGAGLLEAPVSEIMTAAVITCAPSDTVDALTVLMTENRVRHVPVLADGALAGIVSIGDVVKSRMSQLEQDRQQLENYITQG, from the coding sequence ATGCTGATCGCTGAAATCCTGCGGGCCAAGGGATCGAACGTGGCGACCGTCGGGCCCGACACGACGGTCGCCGAACTGCTGACGGAGCTGGCCGGGCACAACATCGGGGCGGTGGTGGTGACCGAGTCCGGCCGGGTCGCGGGGATCGCCTCCGAACGCGACGTGGTGCGCCAGATGCACGCCAGGGGCGCCGGGCTGCTGGAGGCCCCGGTCTCGGAGATCATGACCGCCGCCGTCATCACCTGTGCGCCCTCCGACACCGTCGACGCGCTGACCGTCCTGATGACCGAGAACCGGGTCCGGCACGTCCCCGTGCTCGCCGACGGCGCGCTCGCGGGCATCGTGAGCATCGGCGACGTGGTCAAGAGCCGGATGAGCCAGCTCGAGCAGGACCGGCAGCAGTTGGAGAACTACATCACCCAGGGGTGA
- a CDS encoding SPFH domain-containing protein: MSFAQTVRGAAGAVAQGGDPREAVSSAFGQAAEGFGLDPGDFLAAREQGASVGTRIEQQTTSLDNAGEVLNRSKFEQDRSGSVHVISPMVIPRGRTLTAMLPPILLAIGGLLGSLVTAPIPGATLIVFGPHFWIIVLAIAAFMWWRQGMVMVPDGCQALITKFGKLEQIVGPGRVTLFNPWKRVSYLVNTTREYPFNAPIREAPTKSGVKASVDLFLQFRIEDPEQFIFVLGAVQGFQDKLNNAISETTRSLIYDTQASDIYDLVGENTARLLEQLNQQFLPAVRLTNANITHAEPSSQEYRMDLAAPEMVRVAKEAYTYEYELQLRKEQNEGDLNKELASLNETLSAIQADIAQYQAQMDTALERETNRARALARQRFVEAESTANANAALLEAQALDIRAVSAAEAPEILNYRFQQDLMAKLESVADSLPQVLQIGDGDSASVNFLQVAQQIIGGAEQDLFSDADMAAIRTRLGEIQERIASREAEITELLEAEDKTVEAPDPAHTDDVPGADRVEEIRRSVSDGVIDERIEDIAETGSAPEAQAPPADPAPGGEWPWPESGRGGQAGPYQGGQE, encoded by the coding sequence ATGTCCTTCGCACAGACGGTGCGCGGGGCCGCAGGAGCGGTCGCCCAGGGCGGCGATCCGCGAGAGGCGGTGTCCAGCGCCTTCGGCCAGGCGGCAGAGGGGTTCGGGCTCGATCCCGGTGACTTCCTGGCCGCCCGTGAGCAGGGTGCCTCGGTGGGCACCCGGATCGAGCAGCAGACCACCTCGCTGGACAATGCGGGCGAGGTTCTCAACCGCAGCAAGTTCGAGCAGGACCGCAGCGGCTCGGTGCACGTCATCTCTCCGATGGTCATTCCGCGGGGCCGTACCCTGACCGCGATGCTGCCGCCGATCCTGCTGGCCATCGGCGGGCTCCTCGGCTCGCTGGTCACCGCCCCGATCCCCGGCGCCACCCTGATCGTCTTCGGCCCGCACTTCTGGATCATCGTCCTGGCCATCGCCGCGTTCATGTGGTGGCGCCAGGGCATGGTCATGGTTCCCGACGGCTGCCAGGCGCTGATCACCAAGTTCGGCAAGCTCGAGCAGATCGTCGGCCCGGGCCGGGTCACCCTGTTCAACCCGTGGAAGCGGGTCTCCTACCTGGTCAACACCACGCGGGAGTACCCCTTCAACGCCCCCATCCGGGAGGCGCCCACCAAGAGCGGCGTCAAGGCATCGGTCGACCTCTTCCTGCAGTTCCGGATCGAGGACCCCGAGCAGTTCATCTTCGTCCTCGGCGCCGTGCAGGGCTTCCAGGACAAGCTGAACAACGCCATCAGCGAGACCACCCGCAGCCTCATCTACGACACGCAGGCCTCCGACATCTACGACCTGGTCGGGGAGAACACCGCTCGCCTGCTGGAGCAGCTCAACCAGCAGTTCCTGCCCGCGGTGCGGCTCACCAACGCCAACATCACGCACGCCGAGCCCTCCAGCCAGGAGTACCGGATGGACCTCGCCGCACCGGAGATGGTGCGCGTGGCCAAGGAGGCCTACACCTACGAGTACGAGCTCCAACTGCGCAAGGAGCAGAACGAGGGCGACCTCAACAAGGAGCTCGCCTCGCTGAACGAGACCCTCTCGGCGATCCAGGCCGACATCGCGCAGTACCAGGCGCAGATGGACACCGCGCTGGAGCGCGAGACCAACCGGGCCCGCGCGCTGGCCCGCCAGCGCTTCGTCGAGGCCGAGAGCACCGCCAACGCCAACGCCGCGCTGCTGGAGGCCCAGGCGCTGGACATCCGCGCGGTCAGCGCGGCCGAGGCCCCGGAGATCCTGAACTACCGCTTCCAGCAGGACCTGATGGCCAAGCTGGAGTCCGTGGCCGACAGTCTGCCCCAGGTGCTGCAGATCGGCGACGGCGACTCCGCCAGCGTCAACTTCCTGCAGGTGGCGCAGCAGATCATCGGAGGCGCCGAGCAGGACCTGTTCTCCGACGCCGACATGGCCGCCATCCGCACCCGCCTCGGCGAGATCCAGGAGCGCATCGCCTCCAGGGAGGCCGAGATCACCGAGCTGCTGGAGGCCGAGGACAAGACCGTCGAGGCGCCCGACCCGGCGCACACCGACGACGTCCCCGGAGCCGATCGGGTCGAGGAGATCCGCCGGTCGGTCTCCGACGGCGTGATCGACGAGCGCATCGAGGACATCGCCGAGACCGGAAGCGCTCCCGAGGCGCAGGCGCCGCCCGCCGATCCGGCGCCCGGCGGCGAGTGGCCGTGGCCCGAATCCGGGCGGGGCGGCCAGGCCGGACCGTACCAGGGAGGTCAGGAATGA
- a CDS encoding SPFH domain-containing protein, producing the protein MTEPASHGRGSSSIKESLAGWSDIARLLRGGDQGALVPVVIPRDSRGLKWMTLIWISLYLLCYAVIVLLVQPFALTWTAIPAFVVAIIALLLAVLWWWRSSIVEIEQGTSGVLTKFGAVVGVLDPGRHYLWHPWSRVDFVVDTSTEIPYTAPVLACPTNENVPLKSIEFFLKFRIIDAVAFVRTIGASNFDLVLSNAVQDAIRQRSRRVRTEGAYDLRGSDVADMQDLLNRQLSRYGVRIMGCNIPDVQLPNQYQQHLATRERVAKELVAYEQEWELTRKRRIDTLLMDIERSKKTRDAKIVEVNAALNKARKDVAQMLEEQETEAQRVRYEIETRGRADLVAAQNEAKAQRRLATSYRDNRAVLQYELARRRLDVGATLAEHAPQPVVVRTEGGAGDSSALSTLLMAQFLPGLGEQRRSRSALARSDGRESEAEAAASDVFQQAQGAMAAAAQRQQQMQDQYQQEQQQAMQEQFQQGEGYGRQRRR; encoded by the coding sequence ATGACTGAGCCGGCATCGCACGGCCGCGGCTCCTCCAGCATCAAGGAGTCGCTCGCCGGGTGGAGCGACATCGCGCGCCTGCTGCGCGGCGGCGACCAGGGGGCGCTCGTCCCCGTCGTCATCCCGCGCGACAGTCGCGGGCTGAAGTGGATGACCCTCATCTGGATCAGCCTCTACCTGCTGTGCTACGCGGTCATCGTGCTGCTCGTGCAGCCGTTCGCCCTGACGTGGACGGCGATCCCGGCCTTCGTGGTCGCGATCATCGCGCTGCTCCTGGCCGTGCTGTGGTGGTGGCGCTCGTCGATCGTGGAGATCGAGCAGGGCACCAGCGGCGTGCTCACCAAGTTCGGCGCCGTGGTCGGCGTGCTCGACCCGGGCCGGCACTACCTGTGGCACCCGTGGTCGCGGGTCGACTTCGTGGTCGACACCTCCACCGAGATCCCCTACACCGCGCCGGTGCTCGCCTGCCCGACCAACGAGAACGTGCCGCTGAAGTCGATCGAGTTCTTCCTGAAGTTCCGCATCATCGACGCGGTGGCCTTCGTGCGCACGATCGGCGCCAGCAACTTCGACCTGGTGCTGTCCAACGCGGTGCAGGACGCGATCCGCCAGCGCAGCCGCCGGGTGCGCACCGAGGGCGCCTACGACCTGCGCGGCTCCGACGTCGCGGACATGCAGGACCTGCTCAACCGGCAACTGAGCCGCTACGGCGTGCGCATCATGGGCTGCAACATCCCCGATGTCCAGTTGCCCAACCAGTACCAGCAGCACCTGGCCACCCGCGAGCGTGTCGCCAAGGAACTGGTGGCCTACGAGCAGGAGTGGGAGCTCACCCGCAAGCGCCGCATCGACACGCTGCTCATGGACATCGAGCGCTCCAAGAAGACCCGCGACGCCAAGATCGTCGAGGTCAACGCGGCGCTGAACAAGGCCCGCAAGGACGTCGCGCAGATGCTGGAGGAGCAGGAGACCGAAGCGCAGCGGGTCCGCTACGAGATCGAGACCCGGGGCCGGGCCGACCTGGTGGCCGCGCAGAACGAGGCCAAGGCGCAGCGCCGCCTGGCGACGTCCTACCGGGACAACCGCGCGGTGCTGCAGTATGAGCTGGCCCGCCGCCGGCTCGACGTCGGCGCCACGCTCGCCGAGCACGCGCCGCAACCGGTGGTCGTACGCACCGAGGGCGGAGCCGGAGACTCCTCGGCGCTGTCCACGCTGCTCATGGCGCAGTTCCTGCCCGGGTTGGGGGAGCAGCGGCGGAGCCGTTCGGCGCTGGCCCGGAGCGACGGCCGCGAGTCCGAGGCCGAGGCCGCCGCCTCCGACGTCTTCCAGCAGGCCCAGGGCGCGATGGCCGCGGCGGCCCAGCGCCAGCAGCAGATGCAGGACCAGTACCAGCAGGAACAGCAGCAGGCCATGCAGGAGCAGTTCCAGCAGGGCGAGGGCTACGGCCGGCAGCGCCGCCGCTGA
- a CDS encoding ribonuclease HII, which yields MSAKSSIEPPTYELERELAAGGAGLVAGIDEVGRGAWAGPVVVCAAVTDGSEPPEGLTDSKRLSPKRRITMSELVRPWVRDHAFGRAEPTEIDEVGMTEALRRAAGRALAGLARRPDAVILDGKHDYLGRPWAVRTRIKADLTCVSVAAASVLAKVHRDAFMAGLDPEFPGYGFGTAAGYPSPVHRAALAEHGPTPHHRMSWAYLDDLPKWRHLRKVRPAAGDQLSIL from the coding sequence GTGTCTGCGAAATCCTCCATCGAACCCCCCACCTACGAGCTGGAGCGGGAGCTCGCCGCGGGCGGGGCGGGGCTCGTCGCGGGGATCGACGAGGTCGGCCGCGGGGCCTGGGCCGGACCCGTGGTGGTCTGCGCCGCGGTCACCGACGGCTCCGAGCCGCCCGAGGGCCTGACCGATTCCAAGCGGCTCAGCCCCAAGCGCCGGATCACCATGAGCGAGCTGGTCCGGCCCTGGGTGCGCGACCACGCGTTCGGACGGGCCGAGCCCACCGAGATCGACGAGGTCGGGATGACCGAGGCGCTGCGTCGCGCCGCCGGCCGCGCCCTGGCCGGGCTGGCCCGGCGGCCCGATGCGGTCATCCTCGACGGCAAGCACGACTACCTCGGTCGGCCCTGGGCCGTGCGCACCCGGATCAAGGCCGACCTGACCTGCGTCAGCGTCGCCGCGGCCTCGGTACTGGCCAAGGTGCACCGCGACGCGTTCATGGCCGGGCTCGACCCGGAGTTCCCCGGTTACGGTTTCGGGACGGCCGCGGGCTACCCCTCACCGGTGCACCGTGCGGCGCTCGCCGAGCACGGGCCGACCCCGCACCACCGGATGTCCTGGGCTTATCTCGATGACCTGCCGAAATGGCGGCATCTGCGCAAAGTGCGGCCGGCGGCCGGCGACCAGCTCAGCATCCTGTGA
- a CDS encoding AAA family ATPase: MPRNDEPRTTGRPARTPPLQRLRDAYSRQALRSRLAAGFTAVTVAALLAFLVDVPVLAAIAVTVMVLAVFAALMRSSAAVAAALVCVAWIAVAYPLFQIPLAGAPVVLVLLLLPLLVSLAATRIRAFPVWHTTLLALLIGLILGLAVALTSMLTDAVPPALGVTCTVAAAGAALLWRAVAGYRLHRETRPRGDAPTAPDPGAAAAQGRGRSPAGRGGTRRTGTESAAVPVPVDEALAELEDMIGLDPVKQQVRAIAASIEAARLRADAGYAVDKPLRHLVFSGPPGTGKTSVARTLATVFHSFGLLPSPNVVEAQRADLVGEYLGATAIKTNELVDRALGGVLFIDEAYSLVNDGDGQSDRFGNEAVQTLLKRAEDDRDRLVVILAGYDKEMDRFLASNPGLASRFATRVTFPSYRPEELQRIAEHQFDQRGDLLDEQARPALRSRFDQAAQRGVVDELGNGRFVRSLVEKTAEARDVRVVTSGESGRQPAPEELVTIRAADVATAYDQLTERLPGFTKAPDVDEALAELDAMIGLDPVKRQVRSIAAQLQMAKLREGQGLPVQPPMRHFVFVGPPGTGKTTVARILGRVFAALGLLNRADVVEAGRADLVGEHLGATAVKTNKLVDRALGGVLFIDEAYALVNPGYSGGDAFGSEAIQTLLKRAEDDRSRLVIVLAGYPAEMDRFLASNSGLSSRFNVRVAFPSYTPEELTEIADRVAAGAGDAFDEQAREDLHQIFGHVCEAGWIDEFGNGRFARSLFEKACSYRDLRVSEELGDAATAEELTLVTSADLRQAYGEVTQG; encoded by the coding sequence ATGCCGCGCAACGACGAACCCCGGACCACCGGCAGGCCCGCGCGGACGCCACCGCTGCAGCGGCTGCGCGACGCCTACTCCCGCCAGGCCCTGCGCTCGCGCCTGGCCGCGGGGTTCACCGCCGTCACGGTCGCCGCCCTGCTCGCCTTCCTGGTCGACGTCCCCGTTCTCGCCGCGATCGCGGTGACGGTCATGGTCCTGGCCGTCTTCGCCGCGCTGATGCGGTCCTCGGCCGCCGTCGCGGCGGCACTGGTCTGCGTCGCCTGGATCGCCGTCGCCTACCCGCTGTTCCAGATCCCCCTGGCCGGGGCCCCGGTCGTGCTGGTCCTGCTCCTCCTGCCGCTGCTGGTCTCGCTGGCTGCGACCCGGATCCGGGCCTTCCCGGTCTGGCACACGACCCTGCTGGCGCTGCTCATCGGGCTCATCCTCGGGCTGGCCGTGGCGCTGACCAGCATGCTCACCGACGCCGTTCCGCCGGCCCTCGGCGTGACGTGCACGGTGGCCGCCGCGGGCGCCGCGCTGCTGTGGCGGGCGGTCGCGGGCTACCGGCTGCACCGCGAGACCCGGCCGCGCGGGGACGCGCCGACCGCTCCGGACCCCGGCGCCGCCGCGGCGCAGGGCCGCGGCCGGTCCCCGGCCGGGCGAGGGGGGACGCGGCGGACCGGCACCGAGAGCGCCGCCGTGCCCGTCCCCGTCGACGAGGCGCTGGCCGAGCTGGAGGACATGATCGGCCTGGACCCGGTGAAGCAGCAGGTCCGGGCGATCGCCGCGTCCATCGAGGCGGCCCGGCTGCGCGCCGACGCCGGCTACGCGGTCGACAAGCCGCTGCGCCACCTGGTGTTCTCCGGCCCACCCGGCACCGGCAAGACCAGCGTGGCGCGCACGCTGGCCACGGTCTTCCACTCCTTCGGGCTGCTGCCCTCCCCGAACGTGGTCGAGGCCCAGCGCGCCGACCTGGTGGGGGAGTACCTGGGGGCGACGGCGATCAAGACCAACGAGCTGGTGGACCGCGCGCTCGGCGGGGTGCTGTTCATCGACGAGGCGTACTCGCTGGTCAACGACGGCGACGGGCAGTCGGACCGGTTCGGCAACGAGGCCGTGCAGACCCTGCTCAAGCGGGCCGAGGACGATCGCGACCGGCTCGTCGTCATCCTCGCCGGCTACGACAAGGAGATGGACCGCTTCCTGGCCTCCAACCCCGGCCTGGCCTCCCGGTTCGCCACCAGGGTGACGTTTCCCAGCTACCGCCCCGAGGAGCTGCAGCGCATCGCCGAGCACCAGTTCGACCAGCGCGGCGACCTGCTCGACGAGCAGGCGCGCCCGGCGCTGCGCTCGCGCTTCGACCAGGCGGCGCAGCGCGGGGTGGTCGACGAGCTCGGCAACGGCCGCTTCGTCCGCTCCCTGGTGGAGAAGACCGCCGAGGCCAGGGACGTGCGCGTCGTCACCAGCGGCGAGTCCGGCCGCCAGCCCGCCCCCGAGGAGCTGGTCACGATCCGCGCGGCCGACGTCGCCACGGCCTATGACCAGTTGACCGAGCGCCTGCCCGGCTTCACCAAGGCCCCCGACGTCGACGAGGCCCTGGCCGAGCTCGACGCGATGATCGGCCTGGACCCGGTCAAACGGCAGGTCCGCTCGATCGCGGCCCAGCTCCAGATGGCCAAGCTGCGCGAAGGGCAGGGGCTGCCGGTCCAGCCGCCCATGCGGCACTTCGTCTTCGTCGGCCCGCCCGGCACCGGCAAGACGACGGTGGCGCGCATCCTCGGCCGGGTGTTCGCGGCGCTCGGCCTGCTCAACCGGGCCGACGTGGTCGAGGCCGGCCGCGCCGACCTGGTCGGCGAGCACCTGGGCGCCACGGCCGTCAAGACCAACAAGCTGGTGGACCGCGCGCTCGGCGGGGTGCTGTTCATCGACGAGGCCTACGCCCTGGTCAACCCGGGCTACAGCGGAGGTGACGCGTTCGGTTCCGAGGCCATCCAGACCCTGCTCAAGCGGGCCGAGGACGACCGCTCCCGGCTGGTCATCGTGCTGGCCGGCTACCCGGCGGAGATGGACCGCTTCCTGGCCAGCAACTCGGGCCTGTCCTCGCGGTTCAACGTGCGGGTGGCCTTCCCCAGCTACACGCCGGAGGAGCTGACCGAGATCGCCGACCGCGTGGCCGCCGGGGCCGGTGACGCCTTCGACGAGCAGGCCAGGGAGGACCTGCACCAGATCTTCGGCCACGTCTGCGAGGCGGGCTGGATCGACGAGTTCGGCAACGGCCGCTTCGCCCGGTCGCTGTTCGAGAAGGCGTGCTCCTACCGCGACCTGCGGGTCTCGGAGGAGCTGGGCGACGCGGCCACCGCCGAGGAGCTCACCCTGGTCACGAGCGCGGACCTGCGGCAGGCCTACGGCGAGGTCACCCAGGGATGA
- a CDS encoding nucleotidyltransferase family protein, producing MSRSTAPIGQAVILAGGQATRLRPYTDTRPKAMVEVADRPIIDYQLEWLAGHGVEHVVVSCGYKAEVLREHLAARPDGPEISLLVEDEPLGRGGALRFAASGLREADSPYFALNGDVLTWFPLDELTAYHREKGGLVTLALAQYRTSWGIVDVTDSGLIEGFTQSPLLPFWINAGVYVFEPAATPLLPEKGDHESTTFPGLAAEGRLFGYRIDGFWRGVDTVKDVKEAGEQIPALRGNALAT from the coding sequence ATGAGTCGTTCCACCGCCCCCATCGGCCAGGCCGTCATCTTGGCGGGAGGCCAGGCGACCCGCCTGCGCCCCTACACCGACACCCGACCCAAGGCGATGGTCGAGGTCGCCGACCGGCCCATCATCGACTACCAACTGGAGTGGCTGGCGGGGCACGGCGTCGAGCACGTCGTGGTGTCCTGCGGCTACAAGGCCGAGGTGCTGCGCGAACACCTGGCCGCCCGTCCCGACGGGCCGGAGATCAGCCTCCTGGTCGAGGACGAACCGCTGGGGCGGGGCGGCGCGCTGCGGTTCGCGGCGTCGGGCCTGCGGGAGGCCGACTCCCCCTACTTCGCGCTCAACGGCGACGTCCTCACCTGGTTCCCGCTGGACGAGCTCACCGCCTACCACCGCGAGAAGGGCGGCCTGGTGACCCTGGCGCTGGCGCAGTACCGCACGAGCTGGGGCATCGTCGACGTCACCGACAGCGGACTCATCGAGGGCTTCACCCAGAGCCCCCTGCTGCCGTTCTGGATCAACGCCGGCGTCTACGTCTTCGAGCCCGCGGCGACGCCGCTGCTGCCGGAGAAGGGCGACCACGAGTCCACCACCTTCCCCGGGCTGGCAGCGGAGGGGCGGCTCTTCGGCTACCGCATCGACGGCTTCTGGCGCGGCGTGGACACGGTCAAGGACGTCAAGGAGGCCGGCGAGCAGATCCCGGCGCTGCGCGGGAACGCCCTGGCGACCTGA
- a CDS encoding tyrosine-protein phosphatase yields MGIVASVTNDAPMLTTAPNFRDLGGAAANGGERVRRGLLFRADALSRLDEADLAVLEGMELRQLIDLRTVFERDRAADRVPRGAEYVVLDVQRDHRTGGDLAAVFADPERANALLADNGAERFMHEVNRMLVGTEDACAGYRELVERAAHGPLPLVFHCSAGKDRTGWGAVVILSLLGVPREAIIADYLASNGRLGAVIDWMMGMVRTQGIDADQVKPMLEVRTEYLETAFAEVDRVHGSFDGYVAGGLRLKPETVSALRERLLT; encoded by the coding sequence ATCGGTATCGTCGCGTCCGTGACCAATGACGCCCCCATGCTGACCACCGCCCCCAATTTCCGCGATCTCGGCGGCGCCGCCGCGAACGGCGGCGAGCGCGTCCGCCGCGGCCTGCTGTTCCGGGCCGACGCCCTGTCCCGGCTGGACGAAGCCGACCTGGCCGTGCTGGAGGGCATGGAGCTGCGCCAGTTGATCGACCTGCGCACCGTGTTCGAGCGGGACCGCGCGGCCGACCGGGTGCCCCGGGGCGCCGAGTACGTCGTGCTGGACGTGCAGCGCGACCACAGGACCGGCGGGGACCTCGCCGCGGTCTTCGCCGACCCCGAACGGGCCAACGCCCTGCTGGCCGACAACGGTGCCGAGCGGTTCATGCACGAGGTCAACCGGATGCTGGTGGGCACGGAGGACGCCTGCGCCGGCTACCGGGAACTCGTCGAGCGCGCGGCGCACGGGCCGCTGCCGCTGGTGTTCCACTGCAGCGCGGGCAAGGACCGCACCGGCTGGGGAGCCGTCGTCATCCTGTCGCTGCTGGGCGTGCCGAGGGAGGCGATCATCGCCGACTACCTCGCCAGCAACGGCCGGCTCGGCGCGGTCATCGACTGGATGATGGGCATGGTCCGGACGCAGGGCATCGACGCCGACCAGGTCAAGCCGATGCTGGAGGTGCGCACCGAGTACCTCGAAACGGCGTTCGCCGAGGTGGACAGGGTCCACGGCTCCTTCGACGGCTACGTCGCGGGCGGCCTGCGGCTGAAGCCCGAGACCGTGTCGGCGCTGCGCGAGCGCCTGCTGACCTAG
- a CDS encoding SpoIIE family protein phosphatase, with the protein MSTETSVPFPRLSGLNPMDAALLETLLKEAPIGFAFFTPDLRHQRVNRTLAAIYGRPAADCRDRTPSELLEEPDAHAHEAALSAVLAGESVVYSDHHLIGGTPRRPDDDRHWALSWFPAYDLDGRITGVALIAVDISERHKAEVTLRRSEERYRSLLQASNQIVWAADPGGRPHEDCSEWRAVTGQSPEEYLRVGWLDAVHPDDRERVGRDWDDAVQDKTAFDATFRVRLRSGDFRHYHSRAVPLLREEEVVEWVGTHADVTTQREAEEMRQRLTQQLGEAALRTVRLQKATSDLAEALTVDQVVTVMTEIGETAVGVFRTGVALLDRERLRLRLLNPDGIPDLPGAPPHEVGLEFPSTMTMAVRDRRPAIAGSPQALLELLEDDEDAVTYLRHTDERAWVALPLMSAGRAIGALRFAFNSTRDVSDEERVFLEALAGQCALALERATLYEREHRTAEALQKSLLPEDLPEVRGMRFASFYNPGTKYVQVGGDWYDAFKLSDGRVAGVLGDVMGKGIKAATGMSRVRNALRALAFSMPEPADVLTGLDRMFEATEREEQITTLAYFVLEPDTGHGYLGNAGHLPPLLVAPDAEPRLVETEPATPLGMPSGREHHKFFVPPGNTVVLYSDGLVENRRRAVASGLDELVAVASQAPAEVVGDPEKMLEYLVENMLAGYEQDDDVTLLAVHVPASESGPAD; encoded by the coding sequence ATGAGCACCGAGACGTCCGTTCCGTTTCCCCGCCTGTCCGGGTTGAATCCGATGGACGCCGCGCTGCTCGAGACCCTGCTGAAGGAGGCGCCCATCGGGTTCGCCTTCTTCACCCCGGACCTGCGCCACCAGCGGGTCAACCGCACGCTCGCGGCGATCTACGGGCGCCCGGCCGCCGACTGCCGCGACCGCACGCCCTCGGAGCTCCTCGAGGAGCCCGACGCCCACGCCCACGAGGCGGCGCTGTCGGCCGTCCTGGCGGGGGAGTCGGTGGTCTACAGCGACCACCACCTGATCGGCGGAACGCCCCGGCGGCCCGACGACGACCGGCACTGGGCGCTGTCCTGGTTTCCCGCCTATGATCTCGACGGCCGGATCACCGGGGTCGCGCTCATCGCGGTCGACATCAGCGAAAGACACAAGGCAGAGGTGACGTTGCGTCGCAGCGAGGAACGCTATCGATCGCTCCTGCAGGCCAGTAATCAGATCGTCTGGGCCGCCGACCCCGGCGGCAGACCCCACGAGGACTGCTCCGAATGGCGCGCGGTCACCGGCCAGTCACCGGAGGAGTACCTCCGCGTCGGCTGGCTGGACGCGGTCCACCCCGACGACCGGGAGCGGGTGGGCCGCGACTGGGACGACGCCGTGCAGGACAAGACCGCCTTCGACGCCACCTTCCGGGTCCGGCTGCGCTCGGGGGACTTCCGGCACTACCACTCCCGCGCCGTGCCGCTGCTGCGCGAGGAGGAGGTCGTCGAATGGGTCGGGACCCACGCCGACGTCACCACCCAGCGCGAGGCCGAGGAGATGCGCCAGCGCCTCACCCAGCAGTTGGGCGAGGCGGCGCTGCGCACGGTCCGGCTGCAGAAGGCCACCTCCGATCTCGCCGAGGCGCTCACCGTCGACCAGGTCGTCACGGTCATGACCGAGATCGGCGAGACGGCGGTGGGGGTGTTCCGCACCGGAGTGGCCCTGCTCGACCGAGAGCGGCTGCGGCTGCGGCTGCTCAACCCCGACGGCATCCCCGACCTGCCCGGTGCGCCGCCGCACGAGGTCGGCCTGGAGTTCCCCAGCACGATGACGATGGCGGTGCGCGATCGCAGACCCGCCATCGCCGGCTCCCCGCAGGCACTGCTGGAACTGCTGGAGGACGACGAGGACGCGGTCACCTACCTGCGGCACACCGATGAGCGCGCCTGGGTGGCGCTGCCGCTGATGAGCGCGGGGCGCGCCATCGGGGCGCTGCGCTTCGCGTTCAACTCCACCCGCGACGTCTCCGACGAGGAGCGCGTCTTCCTGGAGGCCCTGGCCGGCCAGTGCGCGCTCGCCCTGGAGCGCGCCACGCTGTACGAGCGGGAGCACCGCACGGCCGAGGCGCTGCAGAAGAGCCTGCTGCCCGAGGACCTGCCCGAGGTGCGCGGCATGCGCTTCGCCTCGTTCTACAATCCGGGCACCAAGTACGTCCAGGTGGGCGGCGACTGGTACGACGCCTTCAAGCTCTCCGACGGCCGCGTGGCCGGGGTGCTCGGCGACGTCATGGGCAAGGGCATCAAGGCCGCCACCGGCATGAGCCGGGTGCGCAACGCGCTGCGCGCGCTGGCCTTCAGCATGCCCGAGCCCGCCGACGTGCTCACCGGCCTGGACAGGATGTTCGAGGCCACCGAGCGCGAGGAGCAGATCACCACGCTGGCCTACTTCGTCCTGGAGCCCGACACCGGGCACGGCTACCTCGGCAACGCCGGGCACCTGCCGCCCCTGCTGGTCGCCCCGGACGCCGAGCCGAGGCTGGTCGAGACCGAGCCGGCCACCCCGCTGGGGATGCCCTCCGGCAGGGAGCACCACAAATTTTTCGTCCCGCCCGGTAACACCGTGGTCCTCTATTCCGATGGACTAGTAGAGAACCGGAGGCGAGCGGTCGCCTCGGGGTTGGACGAACTTGTTGCCGTCGCGTCCCAGGCGCCAGCGGAGGTGGTGGGCGATCCGGAGAAGATGCTCGAGTACCTTGTTGAGAACATGCTCGCTGGGTATGAGCAGGACGACGATGTCACGCTGCTCGCCGTCCACGTGCCGGCATCGGAGTCGGGGCCGGCCGACTAG